A section of the Pseudomonas flavescens genome encodes:
- a CDS encoding TonB-dependent siderophore receptor, translated as MLTSLPFSLLSIPTYAENADTLLLDESVINAEHRQESADGPVQGYRATRSATATRTDTDIRDTPQSIQVVPAQVLKDLNTTRIDRALDFAGGVSRQNNFGGLTFLNYSVRGFTTGELYKNGFAINRGSYSSPDTSNIERIEVLKGPAASLYGRGDPGGLVNIVTKRPQEEAFTTLSLSAGSWDRYRSSLDVNTPLTEDGSLLSRVNMAIEDNGSFRDHVTSERRIISPSLSWQISPDTRLMLDAEFSRTESVFDRGIPAVNGQLGSVKRSTYVGEPNDGEIRNDNQTLDLALEHYLNDTWKLRLANHYTQGTLQGNSSEPQALVGTTISRFYRQRDFEWNDNITQAELHGDFEFAGWQHQTLIGLEYENYRNSQKYPQSATLLSYGLDIYNPVYGQAKPALTRANDFHERTESYALNLQDQIAFTERLRGLVGVRLEHVEQTSLNRATRVSNSQEKDVATPRLGLLYQLTPQVGVFANASTSFKPNSIGTQGQVYKPEKGLGYETGVKLDLLDGRLGATIALFQIDKENVITTDALGESVAAGEARSQGLDMQFSGQLSDAVRVIGAYAYIDAEVTKGDAALPKGSDLLGIARNSASLMSVYEFQNGALRGSDIGAALNYVGERSGQAGSNFTLPSYSTVDLLAHYKASEEVTVGLNLNNLLDRKYYERSFNSAWVVPGEPRNVSVSLTLNL; from the coding sequence CTGCTAACCAGCCTACCGTTCAGCCTGCTGAGCATCCCCACGTACGCCGAAAACGCCGACACGCTGCTATTGGATGAGAGCGTGATCAACGCCGAACATCGCCAGGAGTCCGCCGACGGCCCGGTACAGGGCTACCGCGCCACACGATCGGCAACGGCTACCCGCACCGACACCGACATCCGCGATACCCCACAGAGCATTCAGGTGGTACCGGCTCAGGTGCTCAAGGATCTCAATACCACGCGTATCGACCGCGCGCTGGACTTCGCCGGGGGCGTTTCGCGGCAGAACAACTTCGGCGGGCTGACCTTCCTCAACTACAGCGTACGGGGCTTCACCACAGGCGAGCTATACAAGAACGGCTTTGCGATCAACCGCGGCAGCTACAGCTCGCCGGACACCTCCAACATCGAACGAATCGAGGTTCTCAAGGGCCCCGCTGCCAGTCTCTATGGCCGCGGCGACCCTGGCGGCCTGGTCAACATCGTCACCAAACGTCCGCAAGAAGAAGCATTCACCACCCTCTCGCTGAGTGCCGGCAGCTGGGACCGCTACCGCAGCAGCCTGGACGTCAACACTCCGCTTACCGAAGACGGCAGCCTGCTTTCCCGGGTCAACATGGCCATCGAGGACAACGGCAGCTTCCGCGATCACGTCACCAGCGAGCGACGCATCATCAGCCCGTCACTGAGCTGGCAGATCTCCCCGGACACCCGGCTGATGCTGGATGCCGAGTTTTCGCGCACCGAATCCGTGTTCGACCGCGGCATCCCGGCCGTGAACGGTCAGTTGGGCTCGGTCAAACGCTCGACCTACGTCGGTGAGCCCAACGATGGCGAAATTCGCAATGACAACCAGACCCTGGATCTGGCCCTCGAGCACTACCTCAACGACACCTGGAAGCTGCGCCTGGCCAACCACTACACCCAGGGCACACTGCAGGGAAACAGCTCGGAACCTCAGGCACTGGTGGGCACCACTATCAGCCGCTTCTATCGCCAGCGTGACTTCGAGTGGAACGACAACATCACCCAGGCCGAACTGCATGGTGATTTCGAGTTCGCCGGCTGGCAGCACCAGACGCTGATTGGCCTGGAGTACGAGAACTACCGCAACAGTCAGAAGTATCCACAGAGCGCGACCCTGCTGAGCTACGGCCTGGATATCTACAACCCGGTGTACGGCCAGGCCAAGCCAGCGCTGACCCGTGCCAACGACTTCCACGAGCGCACCGAAAGCTACGCCCTGAACCTTCAGGATCAGATCGCCTTTACCGAGCGCCTGCGTGGTCTGGTCGGAGTACGCCTGGAGCATGTTGAACAGACCTCACTGAACCGTGCGACGCGCGTCAGCAACAGCCAGGAAAAGGACGTCGCTACACCGCGCCTCGGCCTGCTTTATCAACTGACTCCGCAGGTCGGCGTATTCGCCAATGCCTCGACCTCGTTCAAACCCAACAGCATTGGCACACAGGGCCAGGTCTACAAACCGGAAAAGGGCCTGGGCTACGAGACCGGGGTGAAACTCGACCTGCTCGACGGACGCCTCGGCGCGACCATCGCGCTGTTCCAGATCGACAAGGAAAACGTCATCACCACCGATGCTCTGGGCGAAAGCGTTGCCGCCGGCGAAGCACGCAGCCAGGGTCTCGACATGCAGTTCAGCGGCCAGTTGAGCGATGCCGTACGGGTCATCGGTGCCTACGCCTACATCGATGCGGAGGTAACCAAAGGCGACGCGGCCTTGCCGAAAGGTAGCGACCTGCTCGGCATCGCTCGCAACAGCGCCAGCCTGATGAGTGTGTACGAGTTCCAGAATGGAGCCCTGCGCGGCTCCGACATCGGCGCAGCCCTCAACTACGTCGGCGAGCGCTCCGGCCAGGCGGGTAGCAACTTCACCCTGCCCTCTTACAGCACGGTCGATCTGCTGGCCCACTACAAGGCCAGCGAAGAAGTCACCGTGGGCCTGAACCTCAACAACCTGCTGGACCGCAAATACTACGAGCGCTCGTTCAACAGCGCCTGGGTAGTTCCGGGCGAACCTCGCAATGTCAGCGTCAGCCTGACTCTCAACCTCTGA
- the algW gene encoding Do family serine endopeptidase AlgW produces the protein MFKALRFFGWPLLVGILVSLLIMQQYPQLVGLPMHDVQFRQAPAYARTQEGPASYASAVNTASPAVANLYTTKYVSKPTHPLIEDPQFRKFFGDSLPGQRRMESSLGSAVIMSPEGYLLTNNHVTANADQIVVALKDGRETLARVIGSDPETDLAVLKIDLKDLPAMTLGRSDNIRIGDVTLAIGNPFGVGQTVTMGIISATGRNQLGLNTYEDFIQTDAAINPGNSGGALVDAYGNLVGINTAIFSKSGGSQGIGFAIPVKLAMEVMQAIIEHGQVIRGWLGLEVQPLTPELAESFGLEGRQGIIVAGIYRNGPAQKAGLQPNDLILKIDGEPAGDARRSMNQVARAKPGETIRIEVMRNGKMMELSAEIGVRPPVATNSN, from the coding sequence ATGTTCAAGGCCCTGCGTTTCTTCGGCTGGCCACTACTGGTCGGCATTCTGGTGTCGTTGCTGATCATGCAGCAGTACCCGCAACTGGTGGGCCTGCCGATGCATGATGTGCAGTTCCGCCAGGCGCCCGCCTATGCACGCACCCAGGAGGGCCCAGCCTCCTACGCCAGTGCAGTGAACACCGCATCGCCAGCGGTGGCCAACCTGTACACCACCAAGTACGTGAGCAAACCGACCCACCCGCTGATCGAAGACCCGCAGTTTCGCAAGTTCTTCGGTGACAGCCTGCCTGGCCAGCGGCGCATGGAGTCCAGCCTTGGCTCCGCGGTGATCATGAGCCCCGAGGGTTATCTGCTGACCAACAACCACGTGACCGCCAACGCGGATCAGATCGTGGTAGCGCTCAAGGATGGCCGTGAAACCCTGGCCCGCGTGATTGGCAGCGACCCGGAAACCGACCTGGCGGTGTTGAAGATAGACCTCAAGGACCTGCCGGCGATGACTCTGGGGCGCTCCGATAATATCCGCATCGGTGATGTCACCCTGGCCATTGGCAACCCGTTCGGCGTTGGTCAGACCGTGACCATGGGCATCATCAGCGCCACGGGGCGCAATCAGCTGGGCCTCAATACCTACGAAGACTTCATTCAGACCGACGCGGCGATCAACCCCGGCAATTCGGGCGGTGCGCTGGTCGACGCCTATGGCAATCTGGTCGGCATCAATACGGCGATCTTCTCCAAGTCCGGCGGATCCCAGGGCATCGGCTTCGCCATCCCGGTGAAGCTGGCGATGGAAGTGATGCAGGCGATCATCGAGCATGGCCAGGTGATTCGCGGCTGGCTGGGCCTGGAGGTGCAGCCGCTGACCCCGGAGCTGGCCGAATCCTTCGGCCTCGAAGGCCGTCAGGGCATCATCGTCGCGGGCATCTACCGCAACGGCCCGGCGCAGAAGGCCGGTTTGCAGCCCAATGACCTGATTCTCAAGATCGATGGCGAACCCGCCGGCGATGCCCGCCGCTCGATGAACCAGGTCGCGCGCGCCAAACCGGGCGAGACGATTCGCATCGAAGTCATGCGTAACGGCAAGATGATGGAACTGAGCGCTGAAATCGGCGTGCGCCCTCCCGTCGCGACCAACAGCAACTAA
- a CDS encoding Nif3-like dinuclear metal center hexameric protein, translating into MAIALTTLVEDAERYLGASRISDYCPNGLQVEGRPQVQRIVSGVTASLALIEAAVEARADVLLVHHGYFWKGENPCITGMKQRRLKTLLANDISLLAYHLPLDVHAEVGNNVQLARQLEITVEGPLEPDNPRTVGLVGSLAQPMSARDFARRVHDVLGREPLLVEGEGMVSRIGWCTGGGQGYIDQAIAAGVDLYLTGEASEQTYHSARENAVSFIAAGHHATERYGVQALGDYLSRRFAIEHLFIDCPNPI; encoded by the coding sequence ATGGCCATTGCTCTGACGACCCTGGTGGAAGACGCCGAACGCTATCTCGGCGCTTCACGCATCAGCGATTATTGCCCCAACGGCCTGCAGGTCGAAGGGCGGCCACAGGTGCAGCGCATCGTCAGCGGCGTGACCGCCAGCCTGGCGCTGATCGAAGCTGCCGTCGAGGCCCGTGCGGACGTGCTGCTGGTGCACCACGGCTACTTCTGGAAGGGCGAGAACCCCTGCATCACCGGGATGAAGCAGCGCCGTCTGAAAACACTGCTGGCCAATGACATCAGCCTGCTGGCCTATCACCTGCCGCTGGATGTACATGCCGAGGTGGGCAACAACGTGCAGCTCGCCCGGCAGTTGGAGATTACCGTCGAGGGCCCGCTGGAACCGGACAACCCACGTACCGTCGGCCTGGTCGGTTCGCTGGCACAGCCCATGAGTGCCCGGGACTTTGCCCGCCGCGTGCATGACGTGCTGGGGCGAGAGCCATTGCTGGTGGAGGGCGAGGGAATGGTCAGCCGCATTGGCTGGTGTACGGGGGGCGGGCAGGGTTACATCGATCAGGCCATCGCCGCGGGCGTCGACCTCTATCTGACCGGAGAAGCCTCCGAGCAGACCTATCACAGCGCCCGGGAAAACGCTGTCAGCTTCATCGCTGCCGGGCATCACGCGACCGAGCGTTACGGCGTTCAGGCGTTGGGTGACTACCTGAGCCGGCGCTTCGCCATCGAGCACCTGTTCATCGATTGTCCGAATCCGATCTGA
- a CDS encoding autotransporter family protein translates to MQSSPLSYSLLAIAITTASLSVQAETYQIDDGPKSWGNEVIADGLTISGELTTPASAITLQPGTHVQGDLTLDATIIATGAENDQAQYARPVTLGRGPNDDVTIDGALVNRGSLITDGFAAVGINASHVRISGGISNEGVINIRNSQFLHPLSQGLDNAMPAGLALYETSLGNSLSNSGRIEVSSTDLARGIALSNSDLSGAKLENTASGVIETTGDEANAILVNFQSELAELTNAGTLRAIGITGIGDTSNLSEAGGITIGSSIVHGTLNNSGSVTVSGYEATGIDLRAYDGDDNKARIGGDLLNSGTIDVTAVAEDGATARGIEISHGQIGGALDNSGTISAKGADSVGIYVDGGRIGGDIVNSGTVSGERVGIYLNYPSSAQFNIPVIQQNGGLIEGGQYAIYSEGTAPSRLRLAGGTIKGNISGVSYIDVTGTAVFEGTHIDALRFGGVDVYNAEDSPLGTAGHLTLTQPHVTLDGYMEMNRGTVLQLNLSEATDPNRAIVTVRDDAYFAPTSSIALRPTSEAFRASGKEYKLIEAGILEYDGAGPQVVSSSPLLTINASRVTDTEVLATVSTVSGQQAGELIEHAGSSPNASRAFQPFYASVMGQLDNDDPVFQAFANADDAQLATLSEQLAPQADGALQAATRATHNLVSGAVGSRTSALRGESSGSPLSQGGFWAQGHDTDLRQGRRDGIAGYDADSRGLSLGVDGKLNEQWTLGVAYSNLDTSVTGRNGNKSDIDSQVLSLYSGFEHGQFFVDSSISYGFHDNTSKRNIAGTRAKGDFDSKSLGLNLEAGYGLSAGPLTLEPRVAARYSRLDIDSYREKGSAAALDVSSQRNEVIELGAGARLASQFSVGQGTLEPELKLMAYHDFAADQVSSTSSYLLGGSSFVSNGAKPARDSYEATLGLNYRVGALSLGAGYEHVGRSGFDADTLRAKVRYDF, encoded by the coding sequence ATGCAATCTAGCCCTTTGTCCTATTCCCTTCTCGCTATTGCCATCACCACCGCCAGCCTTTCGGTCCAGGCAGAAACCTACCAGATCGACGACGGCCCCAAGAGCTGGGGTAACGAGGTCATTGCAGACGGCCTGACCATCAGCGGTGAACTGACCACTCCAGCCAGTGCAATCACGCTGCAGCCAGGTACCCATGTGCAGGGCGACCTGACGCTCGATGCCACGATCATTGCCACTGGCGCCGAGAATGACCAGGCCCAATATGCGCGGCCGGTCACCCTGGGCCGAGGCCCGAATGATGACGTGACAATCGACGGTGCCCTGGTCAATAGAGGCAGCCTGATTACCGACGGTTTCGCTGCCGTCGGTATCAACGCCAGTCATGTACGAATCAGCGGCGGGATCAGCAACGAAGGGGTTATCAACATCCGCAATAGCCAGTTCCTCCACCCCTTGAGCCAAGGGCTGGACAACGCGATGCCCGCTGGGCTGGCCCTGTATGAAACGAGCCTGGGCAACAGCTTGAGCAACAGCGGTCGGATCGAGGTATCCAGCACGGACCTTGCCAGAGGCATCGCACTGAGCAATAGCGACTTGTCCGGCGCCAAGCTGGAAAACACTGCCAGCGGCGTGATCGAGACAACCGGTGATGAAGCCAACGCTATTTTGGTCAATTTTCAAAGCGAATTGGCTGAACTGACCAACGCTGGAACCCTCCGAGCGATAGGTATTACCGGCATCGGCGATACTTCCAATCTCAGTGAAGCGGGCGGCATCACCATTGGCAGCAGCATCGTCCACGGCACCTTGAACAACAGCGGCAGCGTTACCGTTAGCGGCTATGAAGCGACCGGTATCGACCTTCGCGCCTATGACGGTGATGACAACAAGGCGCGCATCGGTGGAGACCTGCTCAACAGCGGCACCATCGACGTGACCGCAGTGGCCGAGGATGGCGCAACTGCACGTGGCATCGAGATCTCTCACGGGCAGATTGGTGGCGCTCTCGATAACAGCGGTACGATTTCAGCGAAGGGCGCCGACTCTGTAGGTATCTATGTCGATGGTGGTCGCATCGGTGGCGATATCGTCAACAGCGGCACTGTCAGTGGCGAGCGTGTTGGCATCTATCTCAACTATCCCAGCAGTGCACAATTCAACATTCCTGTGATCCAGCAGAACGGTGGCCTGATCGAGGGCGGCCAGTATGCGATCTATTCGGAGGGTACAGCACCATCTCGTCTACGACTGGCGGGTGGAACGATCAAAGGAAACATCTCGGGCGTGTCGTACATAGATGTGACGGGTACAGCGGTCTTCGAGGGTACCCATATAGATGCACTCAGATTCGGCGGCGTGGATGTATATAACGCCGAGGATAGTCCTCTCGGCACGGCCGGCCACCTGACGCTGACTCAACCTCACGTCACCCTGGATGGCTATATGGAGATGAACAGGGGCACCGTGCTGCAGCTGAACCTCAGCGAAGCGACTGATCCCAACCGTGCCATTGTCACGGTGCGCGACGACGCCTACTTTGCTCCTACGAGCAGCATCGCTCTGCGCCCGACATCTGAAGCGTTTCGGGCTTCTGGCAAGGAGTACAAACTAATCGAAGCCGGAATACTCGAGTATGACGGCGCAGGTCCGCAGGTTGTCAGCAGCTCCCCCCTACTGACGATCAACGCATCCAGAGTCACGGACACCGAAGTTCTGGCAACAGTCAGCACCGTATCAGGCCAGCAAGCCGGTGAGCTCATCGAGCATGCTGGCAGCAGCCCGAATGCCAGCCGCGCTTTCCAGCCCTTCTATGCAAGTGTCATGGGGCAGCTGGATAACGACGATCCTGTATTCCAGGCATTCGCCAACGCCGACGACGCTCAGCTCGCGACACTGAGCGAGCAGCTCGCACCGCAAGCCGATGGTGCCCTCCAGGCCGCCACCCGCGCCACGCACAATCTGGTCTCGGGCGCCGTGGGCTCCCGTACCTCGGCACTGCGCGGCGAATCCTCGGGCTCCCCGCTCAGCCAGGGCGGATTCTGGGCCCAGGGTCATGACACGGACCTGCGTCAGGGTCGCCGTGACGGCATCGCCGGTTACGATGCCGATAGCCGCGGGCTCAGCCTCGGTGTGGATGGCAAGCTGAACGAGCAATGGACGCTGGGCGTCGCCTACAGCAACCTGGACACCAGCGTGACAGGCCGCAACGGCAACAAGTCCGACATCGACAGCCAGGTGCTGAGCCTCTACTCGGGCTTCGAGCATGGCCAGTTCTTCGTCGACTCCAGCATCAGCTACGGCTTCCACGACAACACCAGCAAGCGCAACATTGCCGGTACCCGTGCCAAAGGTGACTTCGACAGCAAGTCGCTCGGCCTCAACCTGGAAGCCGGGTACGGCCTGAGTGCCGGTCCGCTGACCCTGGAGCCTCGCGTGGCAGCACGCTACAGCCGACTGGACATCGACAGCTACCGTGAAAAAGGCTCGGCCGCGGCACTGGACGTCTCCAGCCAGCGCAACGAGGTGATCGAACTGGGCGCGGGTGCGCGTCTGGCCAGCCAGTTCTCCGTTGGCCAGGGCACGCTGGAACCGGAACTGAAGCTGATGGCCTATCACGACTTCGCAGCCGATCAGGTCAGCAGTACCTCGTCCTACCTGCTTGGCGGCTCGTCGTTCGTGAGCAACGGCGCCAAGCCGGCGCGTGACAGCTACGAAGCGACCCTGGGGCTCAACTACCGCGTCGGGGCGCTGAGCCTCGGTGCGGGCTATGAGCACGTCGGCCGTTCGGGCTTCGATGCCGACACCTTGCGTGCCAAGGTTCGTTACGACTTCTGA
- the cysD gene encoding sulfate adenylyltransferase subunit CysD — MLDKLTHLKQLEAESIHIIREVAAEFDNPVMLYSIGKDSAVMLHLARKAFFPGKLPFPVMHVDTRWKFQEMYRFRDKMVEEMGLDLITHVNPDGIAQNINPFTHGSAKHTDIMKTEGLKQALDKHGFDAAFGGARRDEEKSRAKERVYSFRDSKHRWDPKNQRPELWNVYNGKVKKGESIRVFPLSNWTELDIWQYIYLEQIPIVPLYFAAERDVIEKSGTLIMIDDERILEHLSDDEKARIEKRKVRFRTLGCYPLTGAVESEATSLTDIIQEMLLTRTSERQGRVIDHDGAGSMEEKKRQGYF; from the coding sequence ATGCTCGACAAACTGACGCACTTGAAACAGCTCGAGGCGGAAAGCATCCACATCATTCGTGAAGTGGCCGCCGAATTCGACAACCCGGTGATGCTCTATTCCATCGGCAAGGATTCCGCCGTGATGCTGCATCTCGCGCGCAAGGCCTTCTTCCCCGGGAAGCTGCCTTTCCCGGTGATGCACGTGGATACGCGCTGGAAATTCCAGGAGATGTACCGTTTCCGCGACAAGATGGTCGAGGAAATGGGCCTGGATCTGATCACTCACGTCAACCCTGACGGCATCGCTCAGAACATCAATCCGTTCACCCACGGCAGTGCCAAGCACACCGATATCATGAAGACCGAGGGCCTCAAGCAGGCGCTGGACAAGCATGGTTTCGATGCGGCTTTCGGCGGTGCCCGCCGTGACGAGGAAAAGTCCCGGGCCAAGGAACGTGTCTATTCGTTCCGCGACAGCAAGCACCGCTGGGACCCTAAGAACCAGCGCCCGGAGCTGTGGAACGTCTATAACGGCAAGGTCAAGAAGGGCGAGTCGATCCGCGTGTTCCCGCTCTCCAACTGGACCGAGCTGGATATCTGGCAATATATCTACCTCGAGCAGATCCCGATCGTGCCGTTGTACTTCGCCGCCGAGCGCGATGTCATCGAGAAGAGCGGTACGCTGATCATGATCGACGACGAGCGCATCCTCGAGCACCTCAGCGATGACGAGAAAGCGCGCATCGAGAAGCGCAAAGTGCGTTTCCGTACCCTTGGCTGCTACCCGCTGACCGGCGCCGTGGAGTCCGAGGCGACCAGCCTCACCGACATCATCCAGGAAATGCTCCTGACCCGAACTTCCGAGCGCCAGGGCCGCGTGATCGATCACGACGGTGCCGGTTCCATGGAAGAGAAAAAACGTCAGGGGTACTTTTGA
- the cysN gene encoding sulfate adenylyltransferase subunit CysN, whose amino-acid sequence MSHQSELISEDIHAYLAQHERKELLRFLTCGNVDDGKSTLIGRLLHDSKMIYEDHLDAITKDSKKVGTTGEDIDLALLVDGLQAEREQGITIDVAYRYFSTTKRKFIIADTPGHEQYTRNMATGASNCDLAIILIDARYGVQTQTKRHSFIASLLGIKHIVVAINKMDLKGFDEGVFEQIKADYLSFADKINLKPTSLFFVPMSALKGDNVVNKSERSPWYSGQSLMEILETVEVAGDRNFDDLRFPVQYVNRPNLNFRGFAGTLASGIVRKGDEVIALPSGKGSKVKSIVTYEGELEQAGPGQAITLTLEDEIDVSRGDMLVHADNRPQVVDSFDAMLVWMAEEPMLPGKKYDIKRATSYVPGSIASIAHRVDVNTLEEGAASSLQLNEIGKVKIALDAPIALDGYAHNRTTGAFIIIDRLTNGTVGAGMIISDARVSGSGHHSESGHVSTEERASRFGQQPATVLFSGLSGAGKSTLAYAVERKLFDMGRAVYVLDGQNLRHDLNKGLPQDRAGRTENWRRAAHVARQFNEAGLLTLAAFVAPDAEGREQAKALIGAERLITVYVQASPQVCAERDPQGLYAAGGDNIPGDSFPYDVPLNADLVLDTQSLSVDEGVKQVLAILRSRGAI is encoded by the coding sequence ATGTCGCACCAATCCGAACTGATCAGCGAAGACATCCACGCCTACCTGGCGCAGCACGAGCGCAAGGAACTGTTGCGTTTCCTGACCTGCGGCAATGTCGACGACGGCAAGAGCACGCTGATCGGCCGCCTGCTGCACGACTCCAAGATGATCTACGAAGACCATCTGGACGCCATCACCAAAGACTCGAAAAAAGTCGGCACCACCGGTGAAGACATCGACCTGGCGCTGCTGGTCGACGGCCTGCAGGCCGAGCGCGAGCAGGGCATCACCATCGATGTCGCGTACCGCTATTTCAGCACCACCAAGCGCAAGTTCATCATCGCTGATACCCCCGGCCATGAGCAGTACACGCGCAACATGGCAACCGGCGCCTCCAACTGCGACCTGGCGATCATCCTGATCGACGCCCGTTACGGCGTGCAGACCCAGACCAAGCGCCATAGCTTCATCGCCTCGCTGCTGGGCATCAAGCACATCGTCGTCGCCATCAACAAGATGGACCTGAAGGGCTTCGATGAAGGCGTGTTCGAGCAGATCAAGGCCGATTACCTGTCCTTCGCCGACAAGATCAACCTCAAGCCCACGTCGCTGTTCTTCGTGCCCATGTCGGCGCTCAAGGGCGACAACGTGGTCAACAAGTCCGAGCGCTCGCCGTGGTACAGCGGCCAGTCGCTGATGGAAATTCTCGAGACCGTGGAAGTGGCGGGTGACCGCAATTTCGATGATCTGCGTTTCCCGGTGCAGTACGTCAACCGCCCGAACCTGAACTTCCGCGGCTTCGCCGGCACCCTGGCCAGTGGCATCGTGCGCAAGGGTGACGAAGTCATCGCCCTGCCATCGGGCAAGGGCAGCAAGGTCAAGTCCATCGTCACCTACGAAGGCGAGCTGGAGCAGGCCGGTCCAGGCCAGGCGATCACCCTGACTCTGGAAGACGAGATCGACGTATCGCGCGGCGACATGCTGGTGCATGCCGACAACCGTCCCCAGGTGGTCGACAGCTTCGATGCCATGCTGGTGTGGATGGCCGAAGAGCCGATGCTGCCGGGCAAGAAGTACGACATCAAACGTGCCACCAGCTACGTGCCGGGCTCCATCGCCAGCATTGCCCACCGGGTCGATGTGAACACCCTGGAGGAGGGCGCTGCGAGCAGCCTGCAGCTCAACGAAATCGGCAAGGTGAAGATCGCCCTCGATGCGCCGATCGCCCTGGATGGTTATGCCCACAACCGCACCACCGGTGCCTTCATCATCATCGATCGGCTGACCAATGGCACCGTCGGTGCCGGGATGATCATCAGCGATGCGCGCGTTTCCGGTTCCGGCCACCACAGCGAATCCGGCCATGTCTCCACCGAGGAGCGTGCATCGCGGTTCGGCCAGCAACCGGCCACCGTATTGTTCAGCGGCCTGTCTGGCGCGGGCAAGAGCACGCTGGCCTACGCGGTAGAGCGCAAGCTGTTCGACATGGGCCGCGCGGTGTACGTGCTCGACGGCCAGAACCTGCGCCACGACCTGAACAAGGGTTTGCCGCAGGATCGTGCCGGGCGTACCGAGAATTGGCGTCGTGCCGCCCACGTGGCGCGTCAGTTCAACGAAGCCGGTCTGCTTACCCTGGCCGCTTTCGTGGCGCCTGATGCCGAGGGGCGCGAGCAGGCCAAGGCGTTGATCGGTGCCGAGCGCTTGATCACCGTCTACGTGCAGGCTTCACCGCAGGTGTGTGCCGAGCGCGATCCGCAAGGTCTGTATGCGGCGGGCGGCGATAACATCCCGGGTGATTCCTTCCCCTACGATGTGCCACTGAACGCGGATCTGGTGCTCGACACCCAGAGTCTGTCGGTAGACGAGGGCGTCAAGCAGGTGCTGGCCATCCTGCGTAGCCGTGGCGCTATCTGA
- the osmE gene encoding osmotically-inducible lipoprotein OsmE, whose product MFKQSLGAACVLAVLTGCAGKPENPVDHITYRNEPLVKQVEKDMSKSTVLELGGPPSSEMTRTLLPGTCNNYVLNRDGKEQPYYVAFNSADRVDSKGFLTCEQMETNERERARGNGI is encoded by the coding sequence ATGTTCAAGCAAAGTCTGGGTGCCGCATGCGTTCTGGCCGTCCTTACCGGTTGTGCCGGCAAGCCGGAAAATCCGGTCGACCACATCACCTACCGCAACGAGCCGCTGGTCAAGCAGGTCGAGAAGGACATGAGCAAGTCGACCGTTCTGGAACTGGGCGGCCCACCCTCCTCGGAAATGACCCGCACGCTTCTTCCGGGCACCTGCAACAACTACGTGCTCAACCGTGACGGCAAAGAGCAGCCCTACTACGTTGCCTTCAACTCCGCCGATCGCGTCGACAGCAAAGGCTTCCTGACCTGCGAGCAGATGGAAACCAACGAGCGCGAACGCGCCCGCGGTAACGGCATCTGA